The DNA region TGCTTTCGACGACGGGAGAAGGGCCGGGGGACCAAGTTAGGAGGTCGGGCGAGACGAGGGTTTGGAGGGTGACGCCGGTGGCGGTGCGAGAGCGGGTGAAGCGGAAGAGGACCTGGCCGTTTTCGTTTTGGGCAGTGGGAAGTGTCGAGGCGGAGGGCGCGGTGGGATTCTGGCCGAGGGCGTATTCGAGGAGGTTGGACGCGCCGTCGTGGTCAGGGTCGTCGGTGGAGGAATTGTGAGTGGGCGGGAGCGCGGTGGAGGTTGCCCAGGAGGAGAATGATTGGGTGACGGTGAGCGTGGCGGCGGCGCTGGTGATGGGCCCGGAGGTGGTGGTGAGGATGACGTCGTAGGTGGCGGTGTCGGTGGGCGTGGCGGGGGAGAAGGCGAGCGTGGTGGCGGTGGCGCCGGGGATGGGCTGGGCGTTTTTGCGCCATTGGTAGGTGATCGCGAGCGGGGCGGTGGCGGAGACGGTGAGAGTTGCGGGCGTGTTTTCGGCGACGGTCTGGCTGGCGGGTGGGGTGTTGATGGTGGCGAGGCCGAGTTCGTTGATCCAGGCGGTGAGGAGGTTGATGGCGGAGGCGTCTAGTTCGTTGGAGCCGAGCGGGGGCATCTGGTGGGCACCGCGAGTCGAGATGCGGGTGAGGAGCATCGAGTGAGCGGTGTCGGCCGGGGCGATGACGCGGTTGGCGGGATCGGAGAAGTTGTTCACTAGCGGGCCGTCGAGGAGGCCGGCGCTGGCGGTGGACGTGGAGAAGCGGGCGTCCCAGAGGCCTTGGGCGGCGCCGCCGGGCTGGTGACATTGGACGCAGTTGGCGGCGAGGTAGGAGCGGGTGCGTTTTTCTAGGGAGGCGGAAGCGTCGTCGGCTGGAGCGAGTGCGGGCAGGGTGGCGGGCGAGGGAACGGTGGCGGTGGTGAAGTAGCCGGCGGCGGCGAGGGCGGTGAGTTGGTTTTCGGATACGCCGTTGTGGACGTGGCTGCGGTTGAGTTGGGCGGTGTTGAAGCTGAGGGCGTGGCCGCCGGCGGGGGTGTGGCACTGGAGGCATTCGGAGCGGCTGGGGTAGCGCCAGGTTTGCGGGCGGGGCGTGCCGTTTTCGGTGATGGTGATGACCTCGTTTTCGCCGGCTTCGGCGACGAGGGTGGCTTCGGTTTGCTGTGCGTTCCAGCGGTAGGTGACGCCGTAGAGGCCGGATGTAGTTTTGACGAGGAGGCGGGTTTCGAGCCGGCGCGAGGTTGCGGGATCGCCGCGGGTGGTTTCGAGATCGAAGTGTTTCACCCAGACGGTGCCGGCGGGGAAGGTGTAGTTTCCGTCGGGGGAGAAGGTGATTTTGTCGGCGAGGGAGGGAACGCTGAACCAGCGGCGTTTTTTGGCGTGGTCGGACCAGAAGGGGACGTTGGCATCGTAGGGGACGAGGCCGGCGGCGGGCGTGAGGGTGGCGAGGTCGGAGAACGCGCCGGTGGCGGTGAGGGTGGTGGGAAGAGGAGTGCCGGTGGGCGTGGAATTATAGGTGAGGCGCTGGACGGTGCCGTTGTTGATGCAGGCGATGAGGATGTCGCCGTTGCGCGGGTCGGCACCGAAGCCGACGGGGCCGCTGGCGGTGGTGATTTGGGTGACCTGCGGATCGCCGCCGCCTTCGGGGAAGGTCATGGCGAAGATGCGGTTTTGTCCGTAGTCGCCGAATACGTAGCGGCCGAAGAGCTGGGCGAAGCGGGTGCCGCGATAGACCACGCCGCCGGTGATGGAGCTGGCGGAGTTGCGGTCCACGTCCCAGATCGGGTCGATGAAGGTGACGCCGGCGGGCGGATTGGCGCGGGGGCCGGCGATTTTTCCCTCGCGGTAGCTCCAGCCGTAATTGCCGCCGCGGGTGATGAGGTCGATCTCCTCGCGCGCGCCCTGGCCGACGTCGCCGACGAAGAGGCGGCCGGTGGGGTGGTCGAAGGAGAAGCGCCAAGGATTGCGGAGACCAACGGCCCAGAATTCGGTGCGGACGGCGGAAGGTGTGACGGTGATGCCGTTGAAGGAGGTGGCACCGACGAAGGGGTTGTCGGCGGGGACGCGGTAGGTGTTGGCGTGGACGGAGGCGTGGGCGTTGGGGAGGAGATTTTCGGAGCGTTGATCGACATCGATGCGAAGGAGGCCGGAGAAAAAGTCGTGATCGATGCGCTGGGAGTTGTTGTACTGGTCGGTGCCGCCGCCTTCGTCGCCGAGGGCGATGTAGAGATAGCCGTCGTTGCCGAAGTGGAGGTCGCCGCCGTTGTGGTTGTTGGCCTCGTCGCGCTGGGAGATGAGCGGGAGCTCGGTGGCGAGGATGTCGGCGTTGGTGGCGGGCGAGGGGAGGGCGGTGAAACGGGAGATGCGGTCGTGACGGCCGGAGCCGGCGGAGGTGGTGGTGCTGACGGTGTAGAAGACGTAGAAGTAGCGGTTGGTCGCGAACTGCGGGTGGAAGGCGAGGCCGAGGAGGCCTTCCTCGGTGTTGCTGCCGAGGGAGACGCGGGAGGTGAGGTCGAAGAAGAGCTGCTTGGCGGGCGTCGTGGCGTCGAGGTCGGTGACGAGCTGGATGCGGCCGGGTTTTTCGACGATGAAGATGCGGGCAGTTTCAGTGGGCGGGGTGACGATGGCGATAGGCTGGTCGAAGGTGAGGGAGTTGAATGCGTTGTCGGTGCGGTAGCCGAAAGACTGGGGAGCCTGGGGCATCGTGAGGGTGGTGTTGGCGACGCGAGTGAGCTGGGCGGTAGCCTTGGGTGCGGCGAGCAGCGTCAGGAAAACGACGGTGGCGAGATACGAAAGGGCGGGGGCGGGTAAGCGGAGCATGGCGGGAAAAATGCAGTGGGAAGACGGCAGACCGTGGAAGGGCTGAGCGGTTCGGCGGATGGAGCGGGTGGGGAGGTTAAGAAAGGTTGAACTTTGTAAAACGGTTCCTACGTTGCCCGGCCTTGAAATCAGCCAGCGCAGCAGCCGACTTTGCGTTTCTGATGGCCGAAAGCGCACCGCTCCAGTGGCCGCTTACGGTCGCGATTGGCGTTGGCGTGGCGGGAGGTCTCGGGCTGGCGTGGGTGTTGACCCGGCAGACGCGGCGGCTGGCGAATGAAGAGGCGGCGCAGATTATCGAAGTGGCTAAGCGCGAGGCGGTCGTGGCGGGTCACGAAGCCAGGCAGAAGGCCGAGGAAGAAATCCAAGGACGGCGGGCGGAGGTCACTCGTGAGTTCGACCGGCGGGAGATCGAGACGGATATCAAGCTGCGCGAGATCCGTGCGCATGAGGAGTCGCTGGGGTTGCTCGATTACCAGCTGGAGCAAAAGCAGGAAAAACTTTCCCGGGAAAATGCGGCGGTGAAGCAGGCGCGCGATGCGATCCGGTCGTTGTCGAAGAGTTTGCGCAAGCGGCTCGAAGGCGTGTCGCAGATGGATGCGGAGGAGATCAAACGCACACTGCGCGAAGAAGTGATGCTGGAGTGTCAGGACGAGTTGCGCGCGCTGCGGCGTGAGACGCTTGATCGTTCGGAGCAGGATCTGCAGAACGAGGCGAAACGGATTTTGATCACGACGATGCAGCGACTGTCGTCGAAGCCGAATGCGGACATCACGGCGACAATCGTCCACTTGCCGAGCGAGGAGATGAAGGGGCGCATCATCGGGCGCGAAGGGCGGAATATTAAGTCGTTCGAAGCGGCCACGGGTGTGACGCTGCTCATCGATGAGACGCCGCAGATGGTGTTGATTTCGTCGTTTGATCCGGTGCGGCGCGAAATCGCGCGGCTGGCGCTCGATGGACTCGTGAAAGACGGGCGCATCCATCCGGCGAGCATTGAGGAGTTCGTGAACCGGGCGCGCGAGGATGTTGACCTGAACGTGCAGCAATCGGGCGAGGATGCGGTGCAGCGTCTCGGCATCAATGGGCTGCATCCAGAGATCATCAAGCATCTCGGGCGTTTGAAGTATCGGTTCTCTTATACGCAGAACGTGCTCGATCACTCCATCGAGGTGGGTTTCCTGTGCTCGATGATCGCAAGCGAGCTGGGGCTCGATCCGAACGTGGCGAAGCGGGCAGGGTTGCTGCACGACATCGGCAAGGGCGTGGAAGGCGATTACGAGGGCAGCCATGCGATCATCGGCGCTGATTTAGTGAAGCGGCACGGTGAGACGCCGATCGTGGTGAACGCGGTGGCGGCGCATCACGAAGAGGTGAAGCCGGAAACGGTTTACGCGGGGCTGGTGATTTTGGCGGACACGGTTTCGGCGTCGCGGCCGGGTGCGCGGGCGGAATCGATGACGAGTTACATCCAGCGGCTGGAGCGTCTGGAGAAGCTGGCGATGTCGCTCGAAGGCGTGCAGCAGGCGTATGCGATTCAGGCTGGGCGCGAGATCCGTGTGGTGGTTTCGCCGCAGAACGTGACGGATGAGCAGGCGCGGGAACTTTCGAAGACGCTTCGGAGGAAGATCGAGGAAGAGCTGCAGTATCCGAGTACGATCAAGGTGACGGTGATCCGGGAGTCGCGGTTTACGGAGACGGCGACGTGAGCGGCGGCTCGAAGCGCCGCCGGGAAGTAGCGAGTAGCGGTAGTGAGTAGCGAACATGGGGAACCCGCAGGCGGGGCTCGTGATTTTCGTGAGAAGGAGGCGTGTGTCATTGGCGCGTCGCACTCTCCGGCTCTGAGATTTCTACTCGCTACGCGCTACCCGCTACTCACTACTTTCCAGCATCATGTCTGACGCCAAGCTTCTTGAAACGTTTCCGAATCCTGCTCCGCACCGTGATTTTCTGATCGATCATACGCATCATGAATTCACGTCGGTGTGCCCGATGACAGGGCATCCGGATTTCGCGGACATCACCGTGCGCTACGTACCGGACAAGACCTGCGTGGAGCTGAAATCGCTGAAGCTCTACTTCCACGCATTTCGTAATCAGGGGATTTTCTTCGAGGCGGTGACCAACAAGATTTGCGACGATCTGGGCAAGGCGCTGAAGCCGCGCAGCCTCACGATCATCTCGAAGTGGAAGGCGCGCGGGGGGTTTACGTCGGTCGTGACGGCTGAGTGGTCTGGGAAGAACGCGAAGATGACGCGCTGAAGGCCGGGAGCGGAGGCGCTTTTGGTGTTGAGGGGATGAGGCCGCACTTTTGAGGTGCGGCTTTTTTGTGAGGCAGGATCGTTTGTTGTTACTGATAGAGCGGGGATCGCATTGTGCGTGGGCGACGAACCAGGTGCAGTGATCGGGCTGGCTCCAAACAATGGGTTCTCGTATAACGGTCGCATGCTTGTGCGGCTGACGCGCAGGCCTCATCTCGCTTTTGCCCTATGAAAATAAAATCCCTGTTGCTCGCGGCGCTTGTCGCGACTTCGACCGCGGCGTTTGCCGCTGAATCCGCTCCGTTGACCTTCAATGGTGTGCTGACCTTGAGCAATGCCCAGCACTTCGGCCTTGTTAATAGCGATGCGACCCGGACCGGCTGGGTGAAGCTTGGTGGTGAGTTCGATGGATATACGGTGAAGAGTTATGATGCGGCGTCGAAAACGCTGACGTTAGATAGGAGCGGAAAAACGTACACCGTCGCGCTGGCTGATAGTAAGTTTGACGGAAGCGCGAAGGTGGCTGCGGGAACAAAGGCTACGCTCGCGGATGCGCAGACAGTCATCGACCAGATGCAATTTGAGAAGATGCTAGAGAAGTCCCTGGAGGGACAGCAGAAGGCCATGGCCAAGATGATGGAGCAGGCGGCTGGTAAGAGCGGAGGGAAGGTGTCGTCCGAGGATTTGATGGAATTTCAAAAGAAGGTGATGGGGACGATGCTTGAAGCCATGAATCCGGAGCAGATGAAAAATGAGATGGCGCAGATCTATTCGGACACTTTCACCAAAGAGGAGCTGGCGTCTGTGGCGGCGTTTAATTCGACAGCTGCGGGCCAGGCGATGATCGAAAAGCAGCCAGATATTCAGCAGAAACTGCAGGAGCTGATGATGCCGCGCATCATGGCGGCGATGCCTAAGGTTCAACAGCTGGGCAAAGAGTTTGGTCAGCAGCAAAAAGCGAAGGCGGAGGCTGCTGCGGCGAAAGTGAATGGCACGTCTGCGACAGTACCGGAATCCATGGCGACGACGCCCGCGAAACCCTGATTGGGCGAAGCGATCCGCCCAATTAGATCGAGCCGCGTGATCATTTCGCGCGGCTTTTTTTATGCGCGGACGTTGAGGGCGGCGATGACTTGCGGGTGGAGTATCGGGTTGGCGGCGACGATGGACGCGGCTTTGACAGGATCGCCGCCCTGCCAGTCGGTGATGATGCCGCCGGCGCCGCGCACGATCGGGATGAGCGCCTGGATGTCCCACGGGTTCATGATCGGATCGATAGAGAGATCGGCCCAGCCGGACGAGAGCAGGAGGTAGCCGTAGCAATCGCCCCAGGTACGGGAGAGGCGGACGCGTTTTTCTAGGGCGGAGTAGGCGGCGCCGTTTTGGTATTTGGCGGGGTTGAGCGGATCGCTGGTGAGGAGAGTGGCGTCTTCTAGGCGGGCGGTGTGACGAACGCTGACGGGGCGGTTGTTGAGTGTCGTGGTCTGGCCGTCGCCGATCATGAGCTGGCGGAGGATGGGCTGATGGATCGCTCCGAGGACGGGCTGGCCGTCGTGCATAAGCGCGATGAGCGTGCCGAAGAGCGGCACGGCGGTCATGAAGGCTTTGGTGCCGTCGATCGGGTCGAGAACCCACACGAATTCGGCGTCGGGGCGGTCGTTACCGAACTCTTCGCCGATGATGCCGTGAGAGGGAAATTTTTTGGCGATGAGGTCGCGGATGAGTTTCTCGGCGCCGCGGTCGGCTGCGGTGACGGGGGAATCGTCGGATTTGATTTCTACGGCGAGATCGGCGCTGGCGAAGTAGGGGCGGATGAAATCGCCGGAGCGTTCAGCGAGTTCGATGAGGAAAGCGCGGTAGGGAGTCAGATCCATGCGCACCACGAAATACACGAAAGGAACGAAATCACGGAGAAAGTCGCTTTGCCTGTTTTGGCGATGAGGACTTTTCCCGGGCGTTTTTTCCGTGTCTTTAGAAGTATTCAGAGAAACCTGAGCGTAATACCTGCATGCGTTGGACCGACGTACCGATTCACTTCATCGACTTTGAGGGGAGTATCGCGTCCGGAATTTTGGAATACGGAGTGGTTACGTTACACGGTGGCATGGTCGTAGAAACGGAGACGAGGCTTTGTCGGGCGACGGGCAAGGTGCGCTCGGAAGACGAAGCCGTTCACGGAATCAGCGCAGATGCGGTGGCCAAGAAGGCGCTGTTTGCGGATGAGTTTGCTCGGTTCGCGACGTTACGGGCGAGCGGGCCGCTGGCGGCGCATTATGCGCAGGCGGAGAATTCGTTGATCAAATCGGTGTGGCCCTATCCGCGGGTGTCGCCGGATTTTTCGCGTATCGATCGCGGCAGTTCCATCGCGGATTGGGGGCCGTGGATCGATACGGGGCGGATTTATGCGGAGCTGTTTCCGCAGCTGAAGACGGGGAAGCTCGCGGAGCTAGTGGAGATTTTTGGCGTGCAGGCGGAGCTCGATGCGCTGGCGAAGGAGCATTGTCCAAAGGAGCGGCGGATGTATCACGCGGCGTTGTATGATGCGCTGGCGGCGGCGTTGCTGCTCGTGGCGCTGGGGCGGAGGCCGGAGTTTGCGCGGATGACGGTGCCGTGGTTGTTGCAGGCGAGCATTGCGAATCCGGCGAAGCGGGCGGCGCTGCAGCAGGATGAGTTGTTCTGAAGGTGTGTGCGGTGGCTGGCGTGAGCGTGATAGGAGCCGAACGCGGGCGGTCGTTAGGTTAATCGCAAAGATGCGAAGACGCTAAGGTTGGAGCGAAGGGGTGGAATTTCGCAGCATGGAGTCGGAATTTTAACCGCAGAGGACGCGGAGAGCGCGGAGATCGGAGGAGTTCGGAGCTTTGCGTCTTCGCGTCTTTGCGATTCAAAAACGGCGTTGAAAAATCAGGAGCGTTTGGAGCCCCAGCGTTTTTCTTGTTTGAGTTCGAGGCGCTTGGTTTCGATTTCGACGCCGGCGACGGCGGGGTGGGCGCGGAGTTCTTGGAAGCGGGCGGGGTTGAGCTTCCAGCCGAGAGCGTTGCTGGCGTCGCTGTTGAGGGCGACGCGGTTTTCGAAGACGAAGGCGATCGAGACTTTCGTGCTGCCGACTTGTTTGTTAAGCGTTTCGCGGAGGAGCTGGAGAAAGCCCGGCAGTTCTTTGTGCTCGGGATGAACGAGCCAGGTGACGCGGTTGATGTCGTTGATGACGGCGTAGTCGAGCAGCGAGCATTCCTTCACGTTGATGCGGGCGCCGTCCTGGCCGACGATGATGTTGCCTCTGACCTGGATGAGCGCGTTTTCGGCGAGGAGCTGTCCGTAGTTGGCGAAGGCGTCGGCGAACATGTTGAGCGCGACGGAGGCGGTTTTGGTCGCGAGGGTGAAGGACGCCCAGGGGCGGTTGTCTTTTTTCGAGAGGCGTTTCGCGATGCTGCCGGAAATGCCGCAGAGGCGGAATTCGGTGCGGTCGTCCTGGTTGAGGAGTTCGCTGACGTGGAAGGTGTCGATCGCTTCGGTGAGTCCGGAGTAGGCGTTCATCGGGTGGCCGGAGACGTAGAAGCCGAGGAGTTCTTTTTCGAACTGGAGACGTTCGGAGGCGGTGAAGTCGTCGGCGGTTTCTTCGTGAACGGTTTTCTTCGAGGCGGTTTTGCGGACCGGGGCGGGCTCGGCGAGCATGTCGAGCATGTTGAACTGGCCGGCGGCGCGGTCTCGGGCCTGCGAGGCGGCTCCGGCAAGGGCGGAGTC from Nibricoccus aquaticus includes:
- a CDS encoding PQQ-dependent sugar dehydrogenase, with the protein product MLRLPAPALSYLATVVFLTLLAAPKATAQLTRVANTTLTMPQAPQSFGYRTDNAFNSLTFDQPIAIVTPPTETARIFIVEKPGRIQLVTDLDATTPAKQLFFDLTSRVSLGSNTEEGLLGLAFHPQFATNRYFYVFYTVSTTTSAGSGRHDRISRFTALPSPATNADILATELPLISQRDEANNHNGGDLHFGNDGYLYIALGDEGGGTDQYNNSQRIDHDFFSGLLRIDVDQRSENLLPNAHASVHANTYRVPADNPFVGATSFNGITVTPSAVRTEFWAVGLRNPWRFSFDHPTGRLFVGDVGQGAREEIDLITRGGNYGWSYREGKIAGPRANPPAGVTFIDPIWDVDRNSASSITGGVVYRGTRFAQLFGRYVFGDYGQNRIFAMTFPEGGGDPQVTQITTASGPVGFGADPRNGDILIACINNGTVQRLTYNSTPTGTPLPTTLTATGAFSDLATLTPAAGLVPYDANVPFWSDHAKKRRWFSVPSLADKITFSPDGNYTFPAGTVWVKHFDLETTRGDPATSRRLETRLLVKTTSGLYGVTYRWNAQQTEATLVAEAGENEVITITENGTPRPQTWRYPSRSECLQCHTPAGGHALSFNTAQLNRSHVHNGVSENQLTALAAAGYFTTATVPSPATLPALAPADDASASLEKRTRSYLAANCVQCHQPGGAAQGLWDARFSTSTASAGLLDGPLVNNFSDPANRVIAPADTAHSMLLTRISTRGAHQMPPLGSNELDASAINLLTAWINELGLATINTPPASQTVAENTPATLTVSATAPLAITYQWRKNAQPIPGATATTLAFSPATPTDTATYDVILTTTSGPITSAAATLTVTQSFSSWATSTALPPTHNSSTDDPDHDGASNLLEYALGQNPTAPSASTLPTAQNENGQVLFRFTRSRTATGVTLQTLVSPDLLTWSPGPSPVVESTTASTETCTVTLPSGQPRHFLRLEATGP
- a CDS encoding DUF2059 domain-containing protein translates to MKIKSLLLAALVATSTAAFAAESAPLTFNGVLTLSNAQHFGLVNSDATRTGWVKLGGEFDGYTVKSYDAASKTLTLDRSGKTYTVALADSKFDGSAKVAAGTKATLADAQTVIDQMQFEKMLEKSLEGQQKAMAKMMEQAAGKSGGKVSSEDLMEFQKKVMGTMLEAMNPEQMKNEMAQIYSDTFTKEELASVAAFNSTAAGQAMIEKQPDIQQKLQELMMPRIMAAMPKVQQLGKEFGQQQKAKAEAAAAKVNGTSATVPESMATTPAKP
- a CDS encoding 3'-5' exonuclease; the encoded protein is MVVETETRLCRATGKVRSEDEAVHGISADAVAKKALFADEFARFATLRASGPLAAHYAQAENSLIKSVWPYPRVSPDFSRIDRGSSIADWGPWIDTGRIYAELFPQLKTGKLAELVEIFGVQAELDALAKEHCPKERRMYHAALYDALAAALLLVALGRRPEFARMTVPWLLQASIANPAKRAALQQDELF
- the rny gene encoding ribonuclease Y, whose translation is MKSASAAADFAFLMAESAPLQWPLTVAIGVGVAGGLGLAWVLTRQTRRLANEEAAQIIEVAKREAVVAGHEARQKAEEEIQGRRAEVTREFDRREIETDIKLREIRAHEESLGLLDYQLEQKQEKLSRENAAVKQARDAIRSLSKSLRKRLEGVSQMDAEEIKRTLREEVMLECQDELRALRRETLDRSEQDLQNEAKRILITTMQRLSSKPNADITATIVHLPSEEMKGRIIGREGRNIKSFEAATGVTLLIDETPQMVLISSFDPVRREIARLALDGLVKDGRIHPASIEEFVNRAREDVDLNVQQSGEDAVQRLGINGLHPEIIKHLGRLKYRFSYTQNVLDHSIEVGFLCSMIASELGLDPNVAKRAGLLHDIGKGVEGDYEGSHAIIGADLVKRHGETPIVVNAVAAHHEEVKPETVYAGLVILADTVSASRPGARAESMTSYIQRLERLEKLAMSLEGVQQAYAIQAGREIRVVVSPQNVTDEQARELSKTLRRKIEEELQYPSTIKVTVIRESRFTETAT
- the queF gene encoding preQ(1) synthase is translated as MSDAKLLETFPNPAPHRDFLIDHTHHEFTSVCPMTGHPDFADITVRYVPDKTCVELKSLKLYFHAFRNQGIFFEAVTNKICDDLGKALKPRSLTIISKWKARGGFTSVVTAEWSGKNAKMTR
- the hisN gene encoding histidinol-phosphatase, giving the protein MDLTPYRAFLIELAERSGDFIRPYFASADLAVEIKSDDSPVTAADRGAEKLIRDLIAKKFPSHGIIGEEFGNDRPDAEFVWVLDPIDGTKAFMTAVPLFGTLIALMHDGQPVLGAIHQPILRQLMIGDGQTTTLNNRPVSVRHTARLEDATLLTSDPLNPAKYQNGAAYSALEKRVRLSRTWGDCYGYLLLSSGWADLSIDPIMNPWDIQALIPIVRGAGGIITDWQGGDPVKAASIVAANPILHPQVIAALNVRA